The proteins below come from a single Mauremys reevesii isolate NIE-2019 linkage group 6, ASM1616193v1, whole genome shotgun sequence genomic window:
- the LOC120407706 gene encoding uncharacterized protein LOC120407706, producing the protein MTYLPAEMIQLSDLVHVSTNLPNICDSFTKKSLSDYALTLKKSGLSLNSFRIHLVVITAFHQPIEGYSVLSHSITKRFFKSIINLFPQPQLPTPMWYLKLLLQGLTRPLFQPMTTCLLTNLSMKTVFLIAITSAKRIGKITALMLHPPYTVFFPDKVTLRPHPKFNPKVTSLFHMNQLIHLPVFYPKLFTKTNREAILHNLDVRGALAFYLDRTMAFRKSPRLFLSIAEGFKGSPISAQRVSKCVSNCIRQCYQICSMTPPDSIRTHSTRSVSSSVASFKNVPITDSCRAARWASVHTFAEHYAITGDSAFDAIFSSMVICN; encoded by the coding sequence ATGACGTACTTACCTGCAGAAATGATCCAGCTTTCAGATTTGGTGCATGTCTCAACAAATCTCCCCAATATCTGTGACTCTTTCACGAAGAAGTCACTTTCAGACTATGCTCTGACCCTTAAAAAGTCAGGATTATCCCTAAACTCTTTTAGGATTCATCTAGTAGTTATAACAGCCTTTCACCAACCTATAGAAGGATACTCAGTGCTGTCACACTCAATAACTAAAAGGTTCTTCAAGAGTATAATAAACCTCTTCCCTCAACCTCAACTTCCTACCCCAATGTGGTATCTAAAACTGTTGCTGCAAGGGCTGACTAGGCCTCTCTTTCAACCCATGACCACCTGTTTGCTAACAAACCTATCAATGAAAACAGTCTTCTTGATAGCAATTACCTCAGCCAAAAGAATAGGAAAGATAACAGCTCTGATGCTGCATCCCCCTTACACAGTATTCTTTCCTGACAAAGTTACGCTCAGGCCACATCCAAAATTCAACCCTAAGGTAACCTCCCTGTTTCACATGAATCAATTGATTCACCTTCCAGTCTTCTACCCGAAACTCTTCACCAAGACAAACAGGGAGGCTATACTTCATAACCTAGATGTCAGGGGAGCCCTGGCCTTCTACCTTGATAGGACAATGGCCTTCAGGAAGTCCCCCAGACTTTTTCTTTCCATTGCAGAAGGATTCAAGGGCTCACCAATATCAGCCCAAAGAGTTTCTAAGTGTGTCTCGAATTGCATCAGACAGTGCTACCAAATTTGCAGCATGACCCCTCCAGACTCAATCCGTACACACTCTACAAGATCAGTCTCCTCATCTGTCGCCTCCTTCAAGAACGTTCCTATCACAGACAGCTGTAGAGCAGCGAGGTGGGCGTCAGTCCACACTTTTGCAGAACACTATGCGATCACGGGGGACTCCGCCTTTGATGCCATCTTCAGCTCCATGG